One region of Paucibacter aquatile genomic DNA includes:
- a CDS encoding cell envelope integrity protein TolA, protein MRRGKFSTLQIALFISAGLHAGLLAFRWVDPENFNRLFEETPLEVVLVNSRSTEAPTKAMALAQANLAGGGQAETGRATSPLPPSKLLEVGEANEVQHAQIAELQQQQQQLLARVRRELALLPLPDQERDRGTAEAREQAERRRQLVQLLAEIERRVNEENARPRKRYVSPATREVVYAQYYDSLRRKVEARGTRDFPTYKGRKLYGELTMNIHVDHRGRVIETDIVASSGNKNLDRRAVAIVRAASPFGNFSQAMRKGAEVLVITSRFRFTREDGLETSLSPQP, encoded by the coding sequence ATGCGGCGCGGCAAGTTCTCCACCCTCCAGATCGCGTTGTTCATCTCGGCCGGCTTGCACGCCGGCCTGTTGGCTTTCCGCTGGGTCGATCCCGAGAACTTCAACCGCCTGTTCGAAGAGACGCCGCTGGAGGTGGTGCTGGTCAACAGCCGCAGCACCGAGGCGCCGACCAAGGCCATGGCCCTGGCGCAGGCCAATCTGGCCGGTGGCGGCCAGGCCGAGACGGGCCGCGCCACCTCGCCCCTGCCGCCGTCCAAGCTGCTGGAGGTGGGCGAGGCGAACGAGGTGCAACACGCCCAGATTGCCGAACTGCAGCAACAGCAGCAACAGCTGCTGGCCCGGGTGCGGCGCGAGCTGGCCCTGCTGCCCCTGCCCGACCAGGAACGCGACCGCGGCACGGCCGAAGCGCGCGAGCAGGCCGAGCGGCGCCGCCAACTGGTGCAGCTGCTGGCCGAGATCGAGCGCCGCGTCAACGAAGAGAACGCGCGGCCGCGCAAGCGCTATGTCAGCCCGGCCACGCGCGAGGTGGTCTACGCCCAGTACTACGACAGCCTGCGCCGCAAGGTCGAGGCGCGCGGCACGCGCGACTTCCCCACCTACAAAGGCCGCAAGCTCTACGGCGAGCTGACCATGAACATCCATGTGGACCACCGCGGCCGCGTGATCGAGACCGACATCGTCGCCTCCTCGGGCAACAAGAACCTCGACCGCCGGGCCGTGGCCATCGTCCGCGCCGCCAGCCCTTTCGGCAATTTCAGCCAGGCCATGCGCAAGGGCGCCGAAGTGCTGGTCATCACCTCGCGCTTCCGCTTCACCCGCGAAGACGGCCTGGAAACCAGCTTGAGCCCGCAGCCATGA
- the aroE gene encoding shikimate dehydrogenase: MSAPAMDLYAVAGNPVAHSRSPAIHAQFAAQTGQALRYERLLCPLDGFAAHIQAFAAGGARGCNVTVPFKFEAHALASRLSERARLAGAVNTLRFDTAADGQPDWFGDNTDGAGLVRDIEHNAGRRLAGQRILLLGAGGASAGVLGSLIAARPAAINVANRSVDKAARLVAQHAEWAAQHGVDLQASNLQGCGSGFQVLINGTSASLAGAAVPVTEGVLAPGALALDMMYGPAAAPFLAWAAAQGAEGRDGLGMLVEQAAEAFALWRGIRPDTGPVLQALRQELASKP, translated from the coding sequence ATGAGTGCGCCTGCGATGGATCTGTATGCCGTGGCCGGCAACCCGGTGGCCCACAGCCGCTCGCCCGCCATCCATGCCCAGTTCGCCGCCCAGACCGGCCAGGCGCTGCGCTACGAGCGATTGCTCTGCCCGCTCGATGGTTTTGCCGCGCACATCCAAGCCTTTGCCGCCGGTGGCGCGCGTGGCTGCAATGTCACCGTGCCCTTCAAGTTTGAAGCCCATGCCCTCGCCTCGCGCTTGAGCGAGCGGGCCCGTCTGGCCGGGGCGGTCAACACCTTGCGTTTCGACACGGCCGCTGACGGCCAGCCCGACTGGTTCGGCGACAACACCGACGGCGCCGGCCTGGTGCGCGACATCGAGCACAACGCCGGCCGCCGCCTGGCCGGCCAGCGCATCCTACTGTTGGGCGCCGGCGGCGCCTCGGCCGGCGTGCTGGGCAGCCTGATCGCGGCCCGGCCGGCCGCCATCAACGTGGCCAACCGCAGCGTGGACAAGGCCGCCCGCTTGGTGGCCCAGCATGCCGAATGGGCGGCGCAGCATGGCGTGGACCTGCAGGCGAGCAACCTGCAAGGCTGCGGCAGCGGTTTCCAGGTCTTGATCAACGGCACCAGTGCCAGCCTGGCCGGCGCCGCCGTGCCGGTGACCGAGGGCGTGCTGGCCCCCGGCGCCCTGGCGCTGGACATGATGTACGGCCCGGCGGCCGCGCCCTTCCTGGCCTGGGCCGCGGCCCAGGGCGCCGAGGGCCGCGACGGCCTGGGCATGCTGGTCGAGCAGGCGGCCGAAGCCTTTGCCCTGTGGCGCGGCATCCGGCCGGACACCGGCCCGGTGCTGCAAGCCCTGCGCCAGGAACTGGCTTCAAAGCCATGA
- a CDS encoding transglycosylase domain-containing protein yields the protein MKPWQFLTRLAALLLLGALALQLYFAGRIALMNVLAPQSTTFQRAEAWRILTEQGALPWSQTWVDGEAISPQLRRAVIASEDASFAEHSGVDWDALEKAWERNQRAQAKLEKKLAQAGPTAKAVKPAKVVGGSTITQQLAKNLFLSGERNFVRKGQEILITYMLEGLLSKQRILDIYLNNVEWGEGLFGAQAAARHYFRLDASRLGANQAARLAVMLPAPKRFEKRPASPYVLSRAATIEARMPAVELP from the coding sequence ATGAAGCCTTGGCAATTCCTCACCCGGCTGGCCGCCCTGCTGCTGCTGGGGGCGCTGGCCTTGCAGCTCTACTTTGCAGGCCGCATCGCCTTGATGAATGTGCTGGCGCCCCAATCCACCACCTTCCAGCGGGCCGAGGCCTGGCGCATCCTGACCGAACAAGGCGCCCTGCCCTGGAGCCAGACCTGGGTCGATGGCGAGGCGATCTCGCCCCAGCTGCGCCGCGCGGTGATTGCCAGCGAGGACGCCAGCTTTGCCGAGCACAGCGGCGTGGACTGGGACGCGCTGGAAAAAGCCTGGGAACGCAACCAGCGCGCCCAGGCCAAGCTGGAGAAGAAGCTGGCCCAAGCCGGCCCGACCGCCAAGGCCGTGAAGCCGGCCAAGGTGGTGGGCGGATCGACCATCACCCAGCAGCTGGCCAAAAACCTCTTCCTCAGCGGCGAGCGCAACTTCGTGCGCAAAGGTCAGGAGATCCTGATCACCTATATGTTGGAAGGGCTGCTGAGCAAGCAGCGCATCCTCGACATCTATTTGAACAACGTCGAATGGGGTGAAGGCCTGTTCGGCGCCCAGGCCGCCGCCCGCCACTATTTCCGCCTGGACGCCAGCCGGCTGGGGGCCAACCAGGCCGCCCGCCTGGCCGTGATGCTGCCGGCGCCCAAGCGCTTTGAAAAGCGCCCCGCATCTCCCTACGTGTTGTCGCGTGCTGCGACCATCGAAGCACGCATGCCCGCGGTTGAGCTACCCTGA
- a CDS encoding TlpA disulfide reductase family protein yields the protein MSKQPLASSSDTTPVSRGRRWALRALAGAAGLGGLYLGIRTAPQAPAPAGSAASAALPPEGAASLPAAETELWAGSFERPEGGELRLADFRGQKLLINFWATWCPPCVKELPELAEFQREFKAQGWQVVGLAVDAPTPVRAFLQKLPLDFPQGLAGLTGTQLARTLGNSQGGLPFSVALGADGLVQWRKTGATSLAELREMAASPAAKR from the coding sequence ATGAGCAAGCAGCCCCTCGCCTCCAGCAGCGACACCACGCCGGTCTCCAGGGGGCGCCGCTGGGCGTTGCGCGCCCTGGCCGGCGCCGCCGGTCTGGGCGGCCTCTATCTGGGCATTCGCACCGCTCCGCAGGCCCCCGCTCCGGCCGGGTCAGCGGCGAGCGCCGCCCTGCCGCCGGAAGGCGCCGCCAGCCTGCCGGCCGCCGAGACCGAGCTCTGGGCGGGAAGCTTCGAGCGCCCGGAAGGCGGCGAGCTGCGCCTGGCCGACTTCCGCGGCCAGAAGCTCTTGATCAATTTCTGGGCCACCTGGTGCCCGCCGTGCGTGAAGGAACTGCCCGAACTGGCCGAGTTCCAGCGCGAGTTCAAGGCCCAGGGCTGGCAGGTCGTCGGACTGGCCGTCGACGCGCCAACTCCGGTACGCGCCTTCCTGCAAAAGCTGCCGCTGGACTTCCCCCAGGGCCTGGCCGGATTGACCGGTACGCAATTGGCACGCACACTCGGCAACAGCCAGGGCGGCCTGCCCTTCAGCGTGGCCTTGGGTGCCGACGGCCTGGTCCAATGGCGCAAAACCGGAGCCACCAGCCTGGCCGAGCTGCGCGAGATGGCGGCTTCACCGGCTGCAAAACGCTGA
- the aroQ gene encoding type II 3-dehydroquinate dehydratase, with amino-acid sequence MQILVIHGPNLNLLGSREPAVYGSQTLAQIDADLLKMAADAGHELKSFQSNHEGALVDRIQAAAQDGSRFIIINPAAYTHTSVAIRDALAAVALPFIEVHLSNVHKREAFRQHSYLSDLAVGVICGLGAQGYQLALSYALTQLQQHSQP; translated from the coding sequence ATGCAAATTCTCGTCATTCATGGACCCAATCTGAACCTCCTGGGCAGCCGGGAACCAGCGGTGTATGGATCGCAGACTTTGGCGCAGATCGACGCTGATCTGCTGAAAATGGCGGCGGATGCTGGGCATGAACTAAAATCCTTCCAAAGCAACCACGAAGGCGCCCTGGTGGATCGCATCCAGGCCGCCGCGCAGGACGGCAGCCGCTTCATCATCATCAATCCGGCCGCCTACACGCACACCAGCGTGGCCATTCGTGATGCGCTGGCCGCCGTGGCCCTGCCTTTCATCGAAGTCCATCTGTCCAACGTTCACAAACGCGAAGCGTTCCGCCAGCACAGCTATCTGTCCGACCTCGCGGTCGGCGTGATCTGCGGTCTGGGCGCGCAGGGCTACCAACTGGCCCTGAGCTACGCACTGACACAGCTGCAGCAGCACTCGCAGCCCTGA
- the accB gene encoding acetyl-CoA carboxylase biotin carboxyl carrier protein, whose translation MDLRKLKTLIDLVSESNISELEITEADGKVRIVKSDGSVAVPMMMAAPAAAPVAAAPVAAAPVAAAPAAPVAAPAETGHVVKSPMVGTFYRASGPNAKPFAEVGQPIKEGSPICIIEAMKIMNEIDADFSGTITKVLCENGQPVEFGQPLFVIE comes from the coding sequence ATGGATCTGCGCAAGCTCAAGACCCTGATCGATTTGGTGTCCGAGTCGAATATTTCTGAACTCGAAATCACCGAAGCCGATGGCAAGGTCCGCATCGTCAAGTCGGACGGCTCGGTGGCCGTTCCCATGATGATGGCCGCGCCCGCCGCCGCGCCGGTGGCTGCCGCCCCTGTGGCCGCAGCCCCGGTGGCCGCCGCACCGGCCGCGCCTGTTGCAGCTCCGGCCGAAACCGGCCATGTGGTGAAGTCGCCCATGGTCGGCACCTTCTACCGCGCCTCCGGCCCGAACGCCAAGCCTTTCGCCGAAGTCGGCCAGCCGATCAAGGAAGGCTCGCCGATCTGCATCATCGAAGCGATGAAGATCATGAACGAGATCGATGCCGACTTCAGCGGCACGATCACCAAGGTGCTGTGCGAAAACGGCCAGCCCGTCGAATTCGGCCAACCCTTGTTCGTCATCGAATAA
- the accC gene encoding acetyl-CoA carboxylase biotin carboxylase subunit, producing the protein MFKKILIANRGEIALRIQRACRELGVKSVVVYSEADRDAKYVKLADEAVCIGPAPSSQSYLSMPAIIATAEVTDAEAIHPGYGFLSENADFAERVERSGFTFIGPTPESIRMMGDKVSAKQAMIRAGVPCVPGSDGALPEDPKEIIKIARAIGYPVIIKAAGGGGGRGMRVVHTEAALVNAVQMTRTEAGAAFGNPQVYMEKFLENPRHVEIQVLADEHKNAVWLGERDCSMQRRHQKILEEAPAPGIPRRIIEKIGDRCAAACRKMNYRGAGTFEFLYENGEFYFIEMNTRVQVEHPVTELVTGIDIVQMQIKVAAGEKLPFTQRNITMRGHSIECRINAEDPFKFTPSPGRITMWHAPGGPGVRVDSHVYTNYVVPPHYDSMIGKIIVHGDTREQALARMRIALSETVVEGIQTNIPLHRELMVDAKFIEGGTNIHYLEGWMSQHKR; encoded by the coding sequence ATGTTCAAGAAGATTCTGATCGCGAACCGGGGGGAGATTGCCCTCCGGATTCAGCGCGCCTGCCGCGAGCTGGGCGTCAAGTCGGTGGTCGTCTACTCGGAAGCCGACCGCGACGCCAAGTATGTGAAGCTGGCCGATGAGGCCGTCTGCATCGGCCCCGCGCCGTCCTCGCAGAGCTACCTCAGCATGCCGGCCATCATCGCCACCGCCGAGGTGACCGATGCCGAAGCCATCCACCCCGGCTATGGATTCCTGAGCGAGAACGCCGACTTTGCCGAACGCGTGGAGCGCAGCGGCTTCACCTTCATCGGCCCGACGCCCGAATCCATCCGCATGATGGGTGACAAGGTCTCGGCCAAGCAGGCCATGATCCGTGCCGGCGTGCCTTGCGTGCCCGGTTCGGACGGCGCCCTGCCCGAAGACCCGAAGGAGATCATCAAGATCGCCCGCGCCATCGGCTACCCGGTCATCATCAAGGCCGCAGGCGGCGGCGGTGGCCGTGGCATGCGCGTGGTGCACACCGAAGCGGCCCTGGTCAACGCGGTGCAGATGACGCGCACCGAAGCCGGCGCAGCCTTTGGCAACCCGCAGGTCTATATGGAAAAGTTCCTGGAAAACCCACGGCATGTGGAAATCCAGGTGCTGGCCGATGAGCACAAGAACGCCGTCTGGCTGGGCGAGCGCGATTGCTCCATGCAGCGCCGCCACCAGAAGATCCTCGAAGAAGCACCGGCACCCGGCATTCCGCGCCGCATCATCGAGAAGATCGGTGACCGCTGCGCCGCCGCCTGCCGCAAGATGAACTACCGCGGCGCCGGCACCTTCGAGTTCCTGTACGAAAACGGCGAGTTCTATTTCATCGAGATGAACACCCGCGTGCAGGTCGAGCATCCGGTGACGGAGCTGGTCACCGGCATCGACATCGTGCAGATGCAGATCAAGGTGGCGGCCGGCGAGAAGCTGCCCTTCACCCAGCGCAACATCACCATGCGCGGCCACTCGATCGAGTGCCGCATCAACGCCGAAGACCCCTTCAAGTTCACGCCCTCGCCGGGCCGCATCACCATGTGGCATGCACCGGGCGGCCCGGGTGTGCGCGTGGATTCGCATGTCTACACCAACTACGTCGTGCCACCGCACTACGACTCGATGATCGGCAAGATCATCGTCCACGGCGACACCCGCGAGCAGGCCCTGGCCCGCATGCGCATCGCCCTGAGCGAGACCGTGGTGGAAGGCATCCAGACCAACATCCCGCTGCACCGCGAGCTGATGGTCGACGCCAAGTTCATTGAAGGCGGCACCAACATCCATTACCTCGAAGGCTGGATGAGCCAACACAAGCGATGA
- the prmA gene encoding 50S ribosomal protein L11 methyltransferase, which translates to MHELLLICGEDDVEIVSDALMELDALAVSVEDADADTDAEKALFGEPGMPAPRGGWQRSVVKALFPDENEATECATLILSQDWAADVHVQAIQAVAEQDWVRLTQSQFSPVEITPEFWIVPSWHEAPAQATRVMRLDPGLAFGTGTHPTTRMCLRWIATHSELSPGWTRVLDYGCGSGILAIGAALHGAQNIDAVDIDPAAITASQDNAKANQVALKAALPDAAQGEYPLVMANILATPLKLLAPLLAAHLAPGAHLILAGILARQAEELKEAYAPWLKLEVSDEEEGWILMTAQRPAA; encoded by the coding sequence CTGCACGAACTGCTGCTGATCTGCGGCGAGGACGATGTCGAGATCGTCAGCGACGCACTGATGGAGCTGGACGCGCTGGCCGTGTCGGTGGAAGACGCCGATGCCGACACCGATGCCGAGAAAGCCCTGTTCGGCGAGCCCGGCATGCCGGCGCCGCGTGGCGGCTGGCAGCGCTCGGTGGTCAAGGCCTTGTTCCCGGACGAGAACGAAGCCACCGAATGCGCCACCCTGATCCTCAGCCAGGACTGGGCGGCCGACGTGCATGTGCAGGCGATTCAAGCCGTGGCCGAGCAGGACTGGGTGCGCCTGACGCAGTCGCAGTTCTCGCCGGTGGAGATCACGCCCGAGTTCTGGATCGTGCCGTCGTGGCATGAAGCCCCGGCCCAGGCCACGCGCGTCATGCGCCTGGACCCGGGCCTGGCCTTCGGCACCGGCACCCACCCGACCACGCGCATGTGCCTGCGCTGGATCGCCACCCACAGCGAGCTCAGCCCCGGCTGGACCCGCGTGCTCGACTACGGCTGCGGCTCCGGCATCCTCGCCATCGGTGCGGCCCTGCACGGCGCGCAAAACATCGACGCGGTGGACATCGATCCGGCCGCCATCACCGCCAGCCAGGACAATGCCAAGGCCAACCAGGTCGCCCTGAAGGCCGCCCTGCCCGATGCCGCGCAAGGCGAGTACCCGCTGGTCATGGCCAACATCCTGGCCACGCCGCTCAAGCTGCTGGCGCCGCTGCTGGCGGCCCACCTCGCCCCGGGCGCACATCTGATCCTGGCCGGCATCCTGGCCCGCCAGGCCGAGGAGCTGAAGGAAGCCTACGCCCCCTGGCTGAAGCTCGAGGTCAGCGACGAGGAAGAGGGCTGGATCCTGATGACGGCCCAGCGTCCTGCGGCTTGA
- a CDS encoding zinc-ribbon and DUF3426 domain-containing protein, producing MSLATRCTACGTIFRVVEDQLRVSEGWVRCGRCAEVFDAREQLFDIDLEAPPPWPPAPAHDTPAVDLSTQDDGRWAPSPPPTSSPPAPIPASAYAPPPPRPLDLTAAPPHKEPRPGHDSIVAAAMDSRHEPRWVDEPGLDAGGAKDPAPRWTEPEIEPSLEQQVAQEVEQEMARLSAQRAQLEAQAQAEADIQQQAYEEEQARLQAELAAAEASQRAQAQLAQLAQQKATPAPHSPGEGDHGFQPTTLGENGELLAAAEAEATKAVKPEGTAAGGESNSGGAPSELPTFMRPARQATIWNRLWVRVSLGLLCGLALAALGLQATWQFRDALVARYPQLRADLQAFCAVAHCEIKPWQRLDSFSVDASALSQAGSGHHYKLALTLRNKSEYELALPWVELSLTDANGQLIARRALAPKDFNLSQDALAAATELPVQALLTTGDKAVSGYSVELFYP from the coding sequence ATGAGTCTCGCCACCCGTTGCACCGCTTGCGGAACCATTTTCCGCGTCGTGGAAGACCAGCTCCGGGTCTCGGAAGGCTGGGTGCGTTGCGGCCGCTGCGCCGAAGTGTTCGACGCCCGCGAGCAGCTCTTCGACATCGATCTCGAGGCCCCACCGCCCTGGCCGCCCGCCCCTGCCCACGACACACCTGCGGTCGATTTGTCGACGCAGGACGATGGCCGCTGGGCGCCGAGCCCGCCGCCCACCTCAAGCCCTCCGGCCCCGATCCCGGCATCCGCCTACGCACCACCGCCACCGCGGCCACTGGACCTGACGGCTGCACCACCGCACAAGGAGCCTCGCCCGGGCCACGACTCCATCGTCGCGGCCGCCATGGACTCGCGCCACGAACCCCGTTGGGTCGATGAGCCCGGTCTCGACGCGGGCGGCGCCAAGGACCCCGCCCCGCGCTGGACCGAGCCCGAGATCGAGCCCTCGCTGGAACAGCAGGTGGCGCAAGAGGTCGAGCAGGAAATGGCCCGGCTGAGTGCACAGCGCGCTCAGCTGGAAGCCCAGGCCCAGGCCGAAGCCGACATCCAGCAACAGGCTTACGAAGAAGAGCAGGCCCGGCTGCAGGCCGAGCTGGCTGCGGCCGAAGCCAGCCAGCGCGCGCAGGCCCAGCTGGCCCAGCTGGCGCAACAAAAAGCCACGCCAGCCCCACACAGCCCGGGCGAAGGCGACCACGGCTTTCAGCCCACCACCCTGGGCGAAAACGGCGAGTTGCTGGCCGCCGCCGAGGCTGAGGCCACCAAGGCGGTGAAACCAGAAGGCACAGCCGCTGGCGGCGAAAGCAACAGCGGTGGCGCGCCTTCGGAGCTGCCCACCTTCATGCGCCCGGCGCGCCAGGCCACGATCTGGAACCGGCTCTGGGTGCGCGTCAGCCTGGGCCTGCTCTGCGGCCTGGCGCTGGCAGCCCTGGGCTTGCAGGCCACCTGGCAGTTCCGTGACGCCCTGGTGGCCCGTTACCCGCAGCTGCGCGCCGATCTGCAAGCCTTCTGTGCCGTGGCCCACTGCGAAATCAAGCCCTGGCAGCGCCTGGACAGCTTCAGCGTCGACGCCAGCGCACTGAGCCAAGCCGGTTCGGGGCACCACTACAAGCTGGCCCTGACCCTGCGCAACAAGAGCGAATACGAGCTCGCCCTGCCCTGGGTGGAGCTGAGCCTGACCGATGCCAACGGCCAGCTGATCGCGCGCCGCGCGCTCGCGCCCAAGGACTTCAATCTGAGCCAGGATGCACTTGCCGCAGCGACCGAGCTGCCCGTGCAAGCCCTGCTGACCACCGGCGACAAGGCCGTCAGCGGCTACAGCGTCGAGCTGTTCTACCCCTGA
- a CDS encoding histone — MATAKKAPAKKAAAPAKKAAAAPKAAAAPAKKAAAPAKKAAAPAKKAAAPAKKAAAPAKKAAAPAKKAAAPAKKAAAPAKKAAAPAKKAAAPAKKAAAPAKKAAAPAKKAAAPAKKAAAPAKKAAAPAKKAAAPAKKAAAPIKPPVKKAAAPIKPPVKKAAAPIKPPVKKAAAAPKAAAAPKAAAAKPAAKKAAAKPAAAAPAAKTALSPQAAWPFPTGNKP; from the coding sequence ATGGCAACTGCGAAGAAGGCTCCGGCCAAGAAGGCCGCCGCTCCGGCGAAGAAGGCTGCTGCTGCACCGAAGGCTGCTGCTGCACCGGCGAAGAAGGCCGCCGCTCCGGCGAAGAAGGCTGCTGCTCCGGCCAAGAAGGCCGCTGCTCCGGCGAAGAAGGCTGCTGCACCTGCCAAGAAGGCTGCTGCTCCGGCGAAGAAGGCCGCGGCTCCTGCCAAGAAGGCTGCTGCACCGGCGAAGAAGGCTGCTGCACCTGCCAAGAAGGCTGCTGCTCCGGCGAAGAAGGCTGCTGCTCCGGCGAAGAAGGCCGCTGCACCTGCCAAGAAGGCTGCTGCTCCGGCGAAGAAGGCCGCGGCTCCTGCCAAGAAGGCTGCTGCTCCCGCGAAGAAGGCCGCTGCTCCTGCCAAGAAGGCCGCTGCACCGATCAAGCCTCCCGTGAAGAAGGCTGCTGCGCCGATCAAGCCGCCGGTCAAGAAGGCCGCCGCGCCGATCAAGCCGCCGGTGAAGAAGGCTGCTGCTGCGCCCAAGGCCGCTGCTGCTCCGAAGGCTGCTGCTGCAAAGCCGGCTGCCAAGAAGGCCGCTGCCAAGCCCGCTGCTGCCGCTCCGGCCGCCAAGACCGCGCTGAGCCCGCAAGCCGCTTGGCCTTTCCCCACCGGCAACAAGCCCTAA
- a CDS encoding ribonucleotide-diphosphate reductase subunit beta, whose translation MLVWEEDLKPADSATANAASSPAANARVDASVGAAHLAAAGAAPAAGLTSSSPATAAVLASSPAQAAERRVKAADKRIINGQTDVNQLVPFKYKWAWEKYLATCANHWMPQEVNMSRDIALWKSPNGLSEDERRIIKRNLGFFVTADSLAANNIVLGTYRHITAPECRQFLLRQAFEEAIHTHAYQYIVESLGLDEAEIFNAYNEVKSIRDKDEFLIPFIDAIMDPNFHTGTQQTDQTLLKSLIVFACLMEGLFFYVGFTQILAMGRQNKMTGAAEQYQYILRDESMHCNFGIDLINQIKLENPQLWTAEFKAEIKALFMKAVELEYAYAEDTMPRGVLGLNASMFKGYLRYIANRRATQIGLEELFPNEENPFPWMSEMIDLKKERNFFETRVIEYQTGGALSWD comes from the coding sequence ATGTTGGTTTGGGAAGAAGACCTGAAGCCTGCTGATTCAGCCACTGCAAATGCCGCATCCAGCCCCGCTGCGAATGCGCGTGTTGATGCCTCCGTCGGCGCCGCCCATCTGGCCGCCGCGGGCGCCGCCCCAGCAGCTGGCCTAACCTCCTCCTCACCCGCCACCGCGGCGGTGCTGGCATCGTCGCCGGCTCAAGCTGCCGAGCGCCGCGTCAAGGCCGCCGACAAGCGCATCATCAACGGCCAGACCGACGTCAACCAACTCGTACCCTTCAAGTACAAGTGGGCCTGGGAGAAGTACCTGGCCACCTGCGCCAACCACTGGATGCCGCAGGAAGTGAACATGTCGCGCGACATCGCGCTGTGGAAGAGCCCGAACGGCCTGTCCGAAGACGAGCGCCGCATCATCAAGCGCAACCTCGGCTTCTTCGTCACCGCCGATTCGCTGGCCGCCAACAACATCGTGCTGGGCACCTACCGCCATATCACGGCGCCCGAGTGCCGCCAGTTCCTGCTGCGCCAGGCTTTTGAAGAAGCCATCCACACCCACGCCTACCAGTACATCGTGGAGTCGCTGGGTCTGGACGAGGCCGAGATCTTCAACGCCTACAACGAGGTCAAGTCCATCCGCGACAAGGACGAGTTCCTGATCCCCTTCATCGACGCGATCATGGACCCGAACTTCCACACGGGCACGCAGCAAACCGACCAGACCCTGCTGAAGAGCCTGATCGTGTTCGCCTGCCTGATGGAAGGCCTGTTCTTCTACGTCGGCTTCACCCAGATCCTGGCCATGGGCCGCCAGAACAAGATGACCGGTGCGGCCGAGCAGTACCAGTACATCCTGCGCGACGAGTCCATGCACTGCAATTTCGGCATCGACCTGATCAACCAGATCAAGCTCGAGAACCCGCAGCTCTGGACGGCCGAGTTCAAGGCCGAGATCAAGGCCCTGTTCATGAAGGCCGTGGAGCTCGAGTACGCCTACGCCGAAGACACCATGCCGCGTGGCGTGCTGGGCCTGAATGCATCGATGTTCAAGGGCTATCTGCGCTACATCGCCAACCGTCGTGCCACCCAGATCGGTCTGGAGGAACTCTTCCCGAATGAAGAGAACCCCTTCCCCTGGATGAGCGAAATGATCGACCTGAAGAAGGAACGCAACTTTTTCGAAACCCGCGTCATCGAGTACCAAACCGGTGGCGCGCTGAGCTGGGACTGA